In Thiospirochaeta perfilievii, a single window of DNA contains:
- a CDS encoding ATP-binding protein: protein MLVEELSHKSEFIFDTEKILDRLNMLLVSSDFLVPQIYREIHSLKGAAGFAGLTKMESLAHSLEGILSSIRNGEQSLDSEVEEIFFKSIDYFVKDINFWKSNSTELESNNLVEMIESRSKISSGLAIEVVDDSCESSSFFTDFEKTLLKEAMYRSEQFYRIICHIDRDEEMKYPRLFLVVNNLEKLTNVVKIDPPMADVSKNRSKEITLYLTTNKSKSLIYKGLSFDRIREVEVLRLEYSSYISNDIKKNKDSETNLYGKTIEVETSKIEEIFNYSQDLHNKLLSEDFLIPSKRKIVEELLSGMKSSLSSLTTISVENAFSYFTSYCNKLSRELNKIVDFKIVGGEISIDRQLAETLKELLIQLVKNSIDHGIELPKKRLENGKTEIGHITLKVSNISGNLAISLEDDGAGVDQKQVVQRGIDSNFIDNKEEISLLSLLSRPGFSTSKEINYYSGRGVGLDIVVNRVINKLDGKIKLNNRPGLGLSVDLLIPPLTSIKKYTIFKYRNHSFCFSMVNVVDKITLDPEQVSLGDNKTLNYTYNGTLYPIYTPWGRLSSNTPELDEKYGFLIRYLGKRAFFPVDEFIVEKEFFTSVIKFIDTETPTHKLLKIGEKREDYTLILPSIINS from the coding sequence ATGTTAGTTGAAGAGCTATCCCATAAAAGTGAATTTATATTTGATACAGAAAAAATCCTAGATCGACTTAATATGCTTTTAGTCTCATCTGATTTTCTAGTTCCACAGATATATAGAGAGATTCACTCTTTAAAAGGTGCTGCTGGTTTTGCAGGATTAACTAAAATGGAGAGTTTGGCCCACTCTCTAGAGGGTATTCTAAGTAGTATCAGAAATGGGGAGCAGAGTCTTGATAGTGAAGTTGAAGAGATCTTTTTTAAATCAATAGATTATTTTGTTAAGGACATTAATTTTTGGAAATCTAACTCTACAGAGTTAGAAAGTAACAACTTAGTCGAAATGATTGAGAGTCGAAGCAAGATAAGTTCCGGTTTAGCCATTGAAGTTGTTGATGATAGTTGTGAAAGTAGTAGTTTTTTTACAGATTTTGAAAAGACACTTTTAAAAGAGGCTATGTATAGGTCAGAGCAGTTTTACCGTATAATATGTCATATAGATCGGGATGAAGAGATGAAGTATCCTAGACTGTTTCTCGTTGTAAATAATTTAGAGAAGCTAACTAATGTAGTTAAAATTGATCCACCTATGGCAGACGTATCTAAAAATAGAAGTAAAGAGATTACCCTTTATCTAACTACAAATAAGAGTAAGAGTTTAATATATAAGGGGCTTAGCTTTGATCGTATAAGGGAAGTAGAAGTCTTAAGGTTAGAATACTCGTCCTATATTTCCAATGATATTAAAAAAAATAAAGATAGTGAAACAAATTTATATGGTAAAACCATAGAAGTGGAGACATCAAAAATTGAGGAGATATTTAATTACTCCCAGGACCTACATAACAAACTTCTAAGTGAGGATTTTTTAATTCCAAGTAAAAGAAAAATTGTAGAAGAACTCTTATCTGGTATGAAAAGCTCCCTATCATCTTTAACAACTATAAGTGTAGAAAATGCCTTTTCATACTTCACTAGTTACTGTAATAAGTTAAGTAGAGAGTTAAATAAGATTGTTGATTTTAAAATAGTTGGTGGAGAGATAAGTATTGATAGACAGTTAGCCGAGACCTTAAAGGAGCTACTAATACAGCTTGTTAAAAACTCTATAGACCATGGTATTGAGTTACCAAAAAAAAGATTAGAAAATGGTAAAACTGAGATTGGGCATATAACTTTAAAAGTTTCTAATATTAGTGGAAACCTTGCAATTAGTTTAGAGGATGACGGTGCAGGGGTAGACCAAAAACAAGTTGTACAAAGAGGTATTGATAGTAACTTTATCGATAATAAAGAGGAAATATCCCTTTTATCCCTACTTTCTAGACCAGGATTCTCAACATCAAAAGAGATAAATTACTACTCAGGTCGTGGTGTAGGACTGGATATTGTTGTAAATAGGGTTATTAATAAGCTAGATGGTAAAATTAAACTAAATAATAGACCAGGTTTGGGGCTATCTGTTGATCTATTGATTCCTCCATTAACATCAATTAAAAAATATACTATTTTTAAATATAGAAATCACTCCTTCTGTTTTTCTATGGTAAATGTTGTTGATAAGATAACCCTTGATCCAGAACAGGTCTCCCTAGGTGATAATAAAACTTTAAACTACACGTATAATGGAACTCTCTATCCAATCTATACTCCATGGGGTCGATTAAGTAGTAATACCCCTGAATTAGATGAGAAATATGGCTTTTTAATTAGGTATTTAGGGAAAAGAGCATTTTTCCCTGTAGATGAATTTATTGTTGAGAAAGAGTTTTTTACATCAGTTATTAAGTTTATTGATACTGAGACTCCAACACATAAGCTACTAAAGATTGGAGAAAAGAGAGAGGATTATACTCTTATTCTACCTTCAATTATTAATAGTTAA
- a CDS encoding DUF128 domain-containing protein: MSDSVEDKRLKILNILRDNNEALSSQKITNHLNEQGIQISERTVRFHLLAMDKKGFTQYIGRKGRLLTALGEQELTKVKAYEKVGFLSSKIDEFSYNMNFDLEKKEGSVLVNVTLISQDDLKNSIELLYTAFEHGFVMGELLTIFFPEDSDDKIEIPKGFVGIGSVCSITLNGILLSKGIPVHSIFGGLLEIEDRTAKRFVEIIQYNGTSLDPLEIFISSGLTDHTRLCSSGSGVVGASFRDVPASSREKVIQIFERCQEIGLGSFLEIGYPGSPLLEIPVSEGRVGFIVTGGLNAVGLLAESGIKLYSKTLSGYVDFKKLVNYRELKKYFK, encoded by the coding sequence ATGTCAGATAGTGTAGAAGATAAAAGGCTTAAAATTTTAAATATCTTAAGAGATAATAATGAAGCTTTAAGTAGTCAAAAAATAACTAATCATCTCAATGAACAGGGTATACAGATCTCTGAAAGAACTGTTCGTTTCCACCTTTTAGCAATGGATAAAAAAGGTTTTACCCAGTATATAGGAAGAAAAGGGCGTCTATTAACAGCTCTTGGAGAACAAGAACTTACCAAGGTTAAGGCCTATGAAAAGGTTGGTTTTTTATCATCAAAAATCGATGAATTCTCCTATAATATGAATTTCGATTTAGAAAAAAAAGAGGGATCAGTTCTTGTAAATGTAACACTAATTAGTCAGGATGATTTAAAAAACTCTATTGAACTTCTATATACAGCCTTTGAACACGGATTTGTTATGGGTGAACTTCTTACAATATTTTTTCCTGAGGACAGTGATGATAAAATTGAAATTCCAAAGGGTTTTGTTGGTATTGGTTCTGTCTGTTCAATTACATTAAACGGAATACTCTTGTCTAAGGGAATACCGGTCCACTCTATATTTGGAGGACTCCTTGAAATAGAGGATAGAACTGCAAAAAGATTTGTAGAGATTATACAGTATAACGGAACATCATTAGACCCATTAGAGATATTTATATCTAGTGGTTTAACAGATCATACTAGGTTATGTAGTAGTGGGAGTGGGGTTGTTGGAGCAAGTTTTAGGGATGTTCCTGCATCTAGTAGGGAAAAAGTAATTCAAATATTTGAGAGATGTCAAGAGATTGGGTTAGGCAGCTTTCTTGAGATTGGTTACCCGGGTTCTCCCTTATTAGAAATTCCTGTTTCAGAGGGGAGAGTTGGTTTTATTGTTACAGGGGGATTAAACGCTGTTGGACTTTTAGCGGAATCTGGAATAAAACTATATTCAAAGACCCTATCGGGTTACGTTGACTTTAAAAAATTAGTTAATTATAGAGAGCTTAAAAAGTATTTTAAATAA